One segment of Choloepus didactylus isolate mChoDid1 chromosome 15, mChoDid1.pri, whole genome shotgun sequence DNA contains the following:
- the INPP5F gene encoding phosphatidylinositide phosphatase SAC2 isoform X3: MCCDVIFMAWLKQQYSECSLIDATHRDVDVLLLLSNSAYYVAYYDDEIDKVNQYQRLSLEDLEKIEIGPEPTLFGKPKFSCMRLHYRHKEASGYFHTLRAVMRNPDEDGKDTLQCIAEMLQITKQAMGLDVPIIEKKLERKSSKPHEDIIGIRSQNQGSLAQGKNFLMSKFSSLNQKVKQTKSNVNIGNLRKLGNFTKAEMKVNFLKPNLKVNLWKSDSSLETMENTGVMDNKDQAESEGEISSDNDSYRSDEFLTNSKCDEDRQLVNSLENVGPVDYVLPSCGIIASAPRLGSRSQSVSSTEVSIHVPSESTIDHGSGLGKGQESPLKKSPSADNIQILTGFAKPVDVYCHRFVQDAQSKMTQPPETRSISQQATEEGNQMTNQVSNEETQSETLVQTPSRPSQLDVSFSVTGPQFLSVEPVHSLLSQKSPGSGSSMPELETGLHVTPSPSEGSSSRAVSPFAKIRSSVVQVASITQAGLTHGINLAVAKVQKSPAEPEVMNEVLQNELKNMFTQCQTRIIQI, translated from the exons ATGTGTTGTGACGTAATTTTCATGGCCTGGCTCAAGCAACAATATTCAGAGTGCAG CCTCATTGATGCTACTCACAGAGATGTGGATGTGCTGTTACTGCTTTCTAACTCTGCCTACTACGTGGCCTA CTATGATGATGAAATTGATAAAGTAAACCAGTATCAACGACTAAGTCTGGAGGAcctggaaaaaatagaaatag gtCCTGAACCCACTCTTTTTGGTAAGCCAAAGTTCTCCTGCATGCGATTACACTACAGACATAAAGAAGCAAGTGGCTATTTCCATACACTGAGAGCTGTGATGCGCAATCCTGACGAGGATGGAAAAG ATACCCTTCAGTGCATTGCAGAGATGCTGCAAATCACCAAGCAAGCCATGGGATTGGATGTACCTATAATTGAGAAAAAACTTGAGAG GAAGAGCAGTAAACCTCACGAAGACATCATTGGTATTAGATCTCAAAACCAAGGCTCTTTAGCCCAAGGGAAGAATtttttaatgagcaaattttCTTCTCTAAATCAAAAAGTAAAACAGACCAAATCAAACGTAAACATTGGCAATCTACGAAAGCTAGGAAACTTTACAAAAGCTGAAATgaaagttaactttttaaaaccaAACTTAAAAGTAAATCTTTGGAAATCAGATAGTAGTCTTGAAACCATGGAAAACACAGGTGTGATGGATAATAAGGACCAGGCAGAGTCTGAAGGGGAAATATCTTCAGATAATGACTCATACCGCTCTGATGAATTCCTTACAAATTCCAAGTGTGATGAAGACAGGCAGCTAGTTAATTCTTTAGAGAATGTAGGGCCAGTAGACTATGTTCTTCCTAGTTGTGGTATTATTGCTTCAGCACCTCGATTAGGCAGTCGATCCCAGTCTGTAAGCAGCACTGAAGTTAGCATTCACGTTCCTTCTGAGAGTACTATCGATCATGGAAGTGGGCTTGGAAAAGGCCAAGAGTCTCCTCTGAAGAAAAGTCCGTCTGCTGACAACATACAAATATTGACTGGCTTTGCCAAGCCTGTGGATGTTTACTGCCATAGATTTGTACAGGATGCGCAGAGCAAAATGACCCAGCCTCCAGAGACCAGATCTATTTCTCAGCAGGCTACTGAGGAAGGAAATCAAATGACCAATCAAGTTTCTAATGAAGAAACTCAATCTGAAACACTAGTACAGACACCTTCTCGGCCCTCACAATTAGATGTGTCTTTTTCTGTGACAGGCCCACAGTTTCTGTCAGTTGAACCAGTACATTCACTTCTATCTCAAAAGAGCCCAGGTTCTGGATCAAGCATGCCTGAACTTGAGACAGGGCTTCATGTAACCCCTTCTCCTTCAGAAGGCAGTAGCAGCAGAGCTGTCTCTCCCTTTGCAAAGATTCGAAGTTCTGTGGTCCAGGTTGCCAGTATTACCCAGGCTGGATTAACCCATGGAATCAACTTAGCAGTTGCAAAAGTTCAAAAGAGTCCTGCAGAACCTGAAGTGATGAATGAAGTCCTGCAAAATGAACTTAAAAACATGTTTACACAATGCCAGACCCGAATAATTCAGATTTAG